aatgatgatgataataatctaatgataataattattgttactattttcattattattactattactaataacataATTGCtgctgtagttatcattattgttgttactgttattatcattatcattattattacgattatcatcactggtatcattatcattattattatcagcattactattcttgttattttcatccttattctaTGCTTTAGGATTGAAACAATGATTGTTATTAGAGATTTATTCAACTGTCAAATTCactgatgtagatatatatccataaaaaagACGATTTGACAAGATGCTTGCTTAGTAAATGTTGAGATGACATTCTGTGGGTGACGTGAATGGTTACGACGAAAATGATCTTTTATAAAAAGTGATACTCACATAGGCAAAAATGCTTGGTATAACAttcattaaacatatatatatatatatatatatatatatatatatatatacatacatacacatatgtgtgtgtgtgtgtgtgtgtgtgtgtgtgtgtgtgtgtgtgtgtgcatatatatatatatatatatatatatatatatatgtgtgtgtgtgtgtgtgtgtgtgtgtgtgtgtgtgtgtgtgtatgtacacacgcacacacacacacacacacacacacacatacatacacacacacacatgcacacgcacacgcacacacacacacacacacacacacacacacacacacacacacacacacacacacacacatatatatatatatatatatatatatatatacatacacatacacacacacacacacacatagacatatatgtgtgcccccacactatatatatatatatatatatatatatatatatatatatatatatatatatatatatatatatatatatgtatgcacacacacacacacacacttatgtatatatatgtgcgtatgtatatatatatatatatatatatgtatatgtaaccacacacacacatacacacacacacacgcacacacacacacacacacgcatacacacacacacgcatacacgcacacacacacatacacacacacacacacacacacacacacacacgcgcatacacacacacacacacaccacacacacacacgcacacacacacacacacacacacacacgcatacacacacacacgcatacaaacacacacacacacacacacacacacacacacacacacacacacgcgcatacacacacacacgcatacacacacacacacacacacacacaccacacacacacacacacaccacaccacatatatatatgtccacacacacatacacacacaaacacacacacacatacacacacacacacacacacacacacacacacacacacacacatatatatatgtatatatatacaaatacacatacgcgtacacacatagacatatatgggtgcacccacactatatatatatatatatatatatatatatatatatatataaatatatatatatatatatatatatatatatatatatatatatatatatatatatatatatatatatatatatatatatatatatatatatgcatgtatgcccacacacacacatatacacacatttacgtcTCGGGCCACAAGGCGAAGTGATCGTCGCCCGGAAAGCTTCCCGACGGAGGACTCGGCACCAGCTGTCCCTCCGCAGGAAACCGACCGCTACGGAAACGACTCTCTGTAACTCTGCTTTTCTTTCAGTTtcacaaatgaataaaaatgcaACAGAATCTGCTCCATCTTTGAAAACATGATCATTAACCAAAAGGCGTGACCGAGATCGCTGTCCCGCAGGAGCACAGACAGCGTCGCATAAGCACGGTTGTTCTTCTGCTAAAACACGTTCGGGCATAAGACGGTTTGCTGTCTCATAAATAGCCtgggtgtgtttatttatatatgtatttatatttgtttacatatatacgcatatgcgtatatatatgcatatatacatatgcgtatatacatataaacatgtgcgtatatatacatatatatatatatatatatatacacacacacatatacatatttacacacacacacacacacacacacacacacacacacacacacacacacatacacatgtataaatatatatatatatatatatatacatacatatatttacatataaatacatatatatgtaaatatatatatatatatcatatatacatataatatatatatatatatatatatatatatatatatatacacacacatacatatcatatatacacataatatatatatatatatatatatatatatatatatgtacacacacacacacacacacaaacatatatgtatatgaatgaattggagagatacataggtaaatataaatagtgataaagTTTTAAACAGCAGAcagatacaaacatgcacacacacacacacacaattataagtCATTCATTAAATCTTTAACGTCTGGTTCATgatgtttcatttttttgtgtCTTGTCATTTTCTCTTCATCAGTTATCCTTTCGCtaatcttcccttcttttcctctttctttttttctttcttttctttccttttttctttcttttctctccttttttctcgtctctccttttttgcttcacttttcttctctcttttgttcttttttttcattttgttctcaTCCTTTCGTTTCCTTCGTCTAGtttgtctctcttcttgtctttttcttttcctctcttcctttcgttgttcttttgtttctcttttggttttatctttcgttttttcttttgcgtttttcttctcttctttattatctttcttgtccATAgtgcctttttctttatcttttgtatcatctttctttttctttttctttcccttcttctttttaagggtctcttctcctttcttctcatcctctttcttcctcttcttcttcttaccctttttcttcctcttcttcttcttcatcttctcatctgctttcttcttcccccgtctcctcttccttctcttcctcctcttcaactcccctcccctctttccctttcccctttctcctcctcctcctcctcttcttcattcctcctctcccactctcaccgtccttttccctcttcccctttatcttccccctcgccttcctccacttcttcgtcGCGACTCTCAAGTGCCTCCTAAGCATCTTCTTCTCCTGCCTGTCCCGGAAGTACCCTTGAAGATCTCGTCGACTCAGCCTCACCGGAAATTTTCTCACGTTTATGTTGTGGAGCACGAGGAAGCGCTGGAGCGTCGGGGACACCATGATCAGCTGGGCCACGGGCGgtttcttgcctcctcctctcctcctgctcctgttcctcctcttcgtcttcttcttcctgttcttccgtctgtgcctcctctttcttctcggggtttgtcccttttctccctttcgcttcgggtttttgttctttccttttcctttttggggTTTCTTGGTGTTTCTTTTGGGAGTTTTCGGGAAGAGGTCGGAGCTTTTCGAATTTttatttcgttcgttcgttttcgttttcttttctgcttggattttcttctcgtttccgtCTTTTAGGTCTTTCCCCGTCCCACCCTGTTTATTTccatcgttttctttctttttcttcaactttatcatcttccttccctctgccgTTGTTATTATATCGAGAGTTTCCTTAGCTCCTTCCATGTTCGAAGCACTTATCCGGAACGCGTGCATCCTGACTTCGGCCAGACCTCTTTTCTCGCGCGTTCGAACTCACCCTGGCGTTCGGGGCTGCGGAGGTCGAATTTCCAGAAGCCTTcggattatttattttcctctgctTTATCGACCTCCCTTCTTCCGTGTCATCATAAGcataatcctcatcataataTTCTTCATCATAATATTCTTCATCGTTATATTCTTCATCGTAATATTCTTCATCGTAATATTCTTCATCGTAATATTCTTCATCATAATATTCTTCATCGTAATATTCTTCatcataataatcctcatcataataatccTCATCGTAATAATCCTCCTCATAATAATCCtcctcataatcataatcctcataatcataatcttcttcctcctcaccccccccgtctcccaccagctgcgcctccccccctcccccgaccaggGCCTCCCCAGGCGTGGCTTCCGTCGTTTCTCCCTCGTCGTCGTAatactcgtaataataataatactcgtaCTCGTCCTCACCCCCGTCCTCGCCGCCGTCCGAAGAGGTGTCGTTCGGATCGAAGATGACGTTGGAGGCCGTGGCATTACAGGTCTCGAGGTACAGGTAGAACTCTCCTTCCTGGACGAAGCAGCCTGTCGGGGAAAGGACcagggatggtggaggaggggatgagggccGTCCAGTCGACCAGGGTGTTGGCGAGGTTCGAGGCGAGGTCGAGGGTGAAGCGTCCTCCGCCTAGATCCGGGTTGCACTCCGTCTGCTGCACTGAGGAGAGCTCGTCCACACTCACGCCGGCGGTCTGGGAAggggcgtggggagagggagagggagggagagtgagtacttttggagggtggtgagggagagggagagggattgagagagggagagggagagggggagagggaaagggagagggagaggggaaggggatagggagagggagagggaaagggagagaggagagagagagagagagagagagagagagagagagagagagagagagagagagagagagagagagagagagagagagagagagagctatgtagATGAATATCTAActctatagatagacagatgtagatatagctagacagatacaactacagacaaacagacgcaaatagatagaaagagacacaaacagagaaacacctacatccaaaatataaagaaaaagaaaaaggaaacatacatacacatattcaacgAAATTCAACaccattctataaaaaaaatccgCCCAATACCCCCAAAATTCTACAACATTCtaccagaacccccccccccaaaaaaaaaaaaaaaaaaaaaaaaaatcccacacgaTTCCACCCAACCCCACAACactccaccatcctccaccgccCATTGCCACCCACCTCCAGATCCAGGCGAATGCTCCTCAGTTCGCTCAGGGGAAGCTCTCTACTCCGACTCATGATGAGGACGGACTGCATATGCCCGAAGACTGTGGGTTTGCAGCTCCACGCGACCGCCCACGTGGTGTAGTCTGTCGAGATGATCTGGTAGGACACGTCTTGGTACAGGTCTGGCGGAGAGAGGAAGTTTATTTGGTATTTTGGGGTATGTTTTGTATGGGGGTAAGGGTaggtgtggtggtggggtgtgtgtgtgtatggggataTCTGGGTGTAGAGCTGGATCAAGGACAGAGGCAGATACAGACAGgtggacggacaggcagacaagtagacacacacacacgcacacacacacacacacacacacacacacacacacacacacacactctctctctctctctcacacacacacacacacacacacacactctctctctctctctctcacacacacacacacacacacacacacactttctctctctctctgtctgtctgtctgtctctctctctctctctctctctctctctctctctctctctctctctctctctctctctccctctctctctctcacacacacacatattaaccaTTTTGTGTTACTCAAGCCTCCGTTTCTGCTTGTTACcatttattctatattttcttgtttctacTAATTCTCAGCACTAATCTTCTACaaggcatttattttattttaaattatctatttatttatctatttattattattattttttgctctcGTTTTCTATCCTCtacgatttttattttctctttcacttccgttTTCTACCACTCACCCAACCGCTTTTTCTACCAGCTAATCTTTCTATTTCCTATTTCACATTTTCCATTCATTACTCACCCTTCACCACTTTCTAGTAGCCATTTCTTCcgtgttttctgtctcttttaccctcccattttttttttttaacacccacTCACTATTTCCCAAtttccttttcaccttcttcttccctccacaTTTTCTAGCAATTgctctttccttgttttattttccttctgctgCTAATTGCAATCTACTTCTTCCAtgtaacccaatgctgacgggcatgacgcgtgcgtgtatgccatgcccattgtgagtttacttgtttaattgttttaacacatagatggctatacttgtacttagtcaccaatgagccaattacgagtactgcctgtctcgcccgtttacccttttcattgatttacgaaagaaaaaaattgctgttactaatgtttataacatcatagtaattataatgattataataaaaaaaataacaccatccatattcatagcactagtaaaaaatacatgttTCCCGCCAactcaaatcaggtaaggtcacaaggtctgctaattgactcttttgtggctaagcactagcagagccacctatgtgcagagacatttcacaaaaaaaatatacaaaatgagcacagcattttcccaattttgtattcattttccccagcggcattgagTCAATACCCTTTCCCCCAATTTCCTTTTACCTCACTCCTTCTCATTTTGTTatgtcttcccccttcttcccattttcccccTGTCACCCGTTCCCATTTTCTGCTATCTTCccattcttcccgttttctttctcacacttctcgttttcttcctcacactccttcccattttcttctatctacccctttcttcctgttttcttccacacattcctccttccccgctttctccacctcactcctccctcccagtTTTCTACCCCTCTTCCTATCTTGTGAACCTTTTCCAACCTGGTACTCACTAGAGGGTATTCGAAGTATCATAGATGCCGGATCATTGCGGTTCTGGAAAATCTGCGCTTCGAACCGCAAATTGTGCACGATCCCAGCGGCTCTGAGGGAGAAGATCTGCTTGTTCATTGTGAGGAAAAAGCTGCCGCCGTTTTCactgaaggagagggagtagcaTCGGGAAGCTGTGTTGCTGCTCTGGATCACGTGCCATGTACCTGCGAACTGGAGTGAGGAAAAGGTAACGCTGGTATGTTGGTCTTGGTAAAGTTATGCGACTGTGTAAAAATATggagatttgtgtgtatgtctgcgtgtgtttatgcatgtttttTAATATAGGATTTATATTGTGTATTAGTGACAATGCGTTTTTCAAATAGGTCCCTCTTTGGCCAACATAGCTGTATATAAAATTTTACTGACGAAGACACTGTAAATATTTATGTCGAATGTTTGTAAACGGTGGATCTGTGCAGCAGTCCCTATAGATCTGCTTACTATAATTTTCTGTCTATACATTTCGTTTCTAAATAGAAACAATGACAGCATCACTAAGCAAAAACTCGATATATCAAACCCAGGCATAATTTGCATTGAAAACCTTCTTTGCTCTTAACCTCAACTCAAAAAAGTTACACAAGACATTCCAAAGCATCGTGGAAGTTTGCAAACGAAGTTGACACACTTGCACGGCACAGATTCTTCAATCATTCCACCAGCATCTCACCTGGGCAAAGACGAAGTTCGATACCGAAGTCACAGTAGGACACTCTCCCGTTTTGAAGACGTAGGACCCCACAGGACGCGTCTGGAGGAGGACCACCAGAAGGAGGAGACAGCACAGCGCACCTCCTGAAGGCGCCATGCTTGTGCTTCTCCCAGAGTGAAATAAAACGTCTTTCTTTGTGTCGTTTCTCTTGAAGAATATTCTCTCGAAAATATTTGAAACTTGCAGGAGATACAAAGCGATTTCTTTCTTTTAGTGGGATCACATTTTTTTGTTCAGTCGTGTggcattttctctctttaccgTCCACACCATACGGTAGTTGAAATTGGACTGTTATGATCATAAGCTGACACTTCCCTTCTAAATAAGGTCATGGTAGTTTTCACTTTCCCCCCGAAACCCGGGATTTCCAACAGCCTCGGATTGGAGGTCAGTTTTCGCAacataggaaagagggagggtaggaactg
The genomic region above belongs to Penaeus chinensis breed Huanghai No. 1 chromosome 20, ASM1920278v2, whole genome shotgun sequence and contains:
- the LOC125036178 gene encoding lopap-like, with the translated sequence MAPSGGALCCLLLLVVLLQTRPVGSYVFKTGECPTVTSVSNFVFAQFAGTWHVIQSSNTASRCYSLSFSENGGSFFLTMNKQIFSLRAAGIVHNLRFEAQIFQNRNDPASMILRIPSNLYQDVSYQIISTDYTTWAVAWSCKPTVFGHMQSVLIMSRSRELPLSELRSIRLDLETAGVSVDELSSVQQTECNPDLGGGRFTLDLASNLANTLVDWTALIPSSTIPGPFPDRLLRPGRRVLPVPRDL